A single Symbiobacterium thermophilum IAM 14863 DNA region contains:
- a CDS encoding CPBP family intramembrane glutamic endopeptidase, translating into MTTSLNPVSPAPRPSVWRQLRAGVTHPAGVLFLALWVAGAATLALRGRAELVLEVVFRLLIINLIPLVVLLRRTPYPPAPDAPRHRRWVLWVQVAFLAALIALGVLYVLGHYGLIPSRWTQVPVWTQANEALEHLGEKLFGQRRIVANPALNALLPGLVLWLGGVCPAELWLRRGHSSFAVAAPYLIFVAIAVVPPVIAGDTRTAAMVGLMLVRNFFVNGFTEEFLFRGALQTRLSQLLGEGWGLVLASLIFGVAHVGGLMPALDGDVLAALGLCITSRAAAGLIFGILAIRTRSLIAPTVAHLTLNLFG; encoded by the coding sequence ATGACCACGTCCCTGAACCCGGTTTCCCCGGCCCCGCGGCCCTCGGTGTGGCGGCAGCTCCGGGCCGGCGTCACCCATCCGGCCGGCGTGCTGTTCCTCGCCCTCTGGGTGGCCGGCGCCGCGACGCTCGCACTGCGCGGCCGGGCCGAACTCGTCCTGGAGGTTGTCTTCAGACTGCTCATCATCAACCTCATTCCCCTGGTCGTTCTGCTCAGGCGGACCCCGTACCCCCCGGCGCCCGACGCGCCCCGGCATCGCCGTTGGGTGTTGTGGGTCCAGGTGGCCTTCCTCGCGGCCCTCATCGCCCTGGGCGTGCTGTACGTCCTGGGGCATTACGGCCTCATCCCATCCAGGTGGACGCAGGTTCCGGTCTGGACGCAGGCCAACGAGGCGCTGGAGCACCTGGGAGAGAAGCTGTTCGGACAGAGGCGGATTGTGGCCAACCCGGCCCTGAACGCGCTCCTCCCGGGGCTTGTGCTGTGGCTCGGCGGGGTGTGCCCGGCCGAGCTCTGGCTGCGGCGGGGCCACAGCTCCTTCGCCGTCGCGGCCCCCTACCTCATCTTCGTAGCCATCGCGGTGGTGCCGCCGGTGATCGCGGGCGATACCCGCACAGCCGCAATGGTCGGACTGATGTTGGTGAGGAACTTCTTCGTCAACGGGTTCACCGAGGAGTTCCTGTTCCGGGGTGCGCTGCAGACGCGGCTCAGCCAGCTCCTCGGCGAGGGCTGGGGCCTGGTTCTTGCCTCGCTGATCTTCGGGGTCGCCCACGTGGGCGGGCTGATGCCCGCACTCGACGGCGATGTCCTGGCTGCCCTGGGCCTGTGTATCACCAGCCGGGCCGCCGCGGGCCTGATCTTCGGGATCCTGGCCATACGGACCCGGAGCCTGATCGCACCCACGGTGGCGCACCTCACGCTGAACCTGTTCGGGTAG
- a CDS encoding PrkA family serine protein kinase, with translation MNLKERLEQHRLEEQRLAWEGTFLDYFEIVKRNPAVADLAHARVYNMIMAAGVETKEDGQKVYKFFADEIFGLEKPLEQLVEYFRSAAKRLEVRKRILLLMGPVGGGKSTIVSLLKRGLERWSRTEEGAIYAIKGCPMHEEPLHLIPHELRDEIRKEYGIYIEGDLCPACRVMVQEQYGGRVEDVIVQRIAFSEKNRVGIGTFTPSDPKSQDISELTGSVDLSTIGQYGTESDPRAYRFDGELNVANRGLMEFIEMLKCDEKFLYGLLTLSQEQSIKTGRFAMIYADEVIVSHTNENEFNAFVNNKKNEALKDRMILVRVPYNLRVDDEVKIYEKLINDSGLKGIHIAPHTLRIASLFAILTRLEPSKKAGLSLIKKVKLYNGESVEGFTQKDIRELQEEAPREGMVGISPRYIINRLSSALVREGVTCINPLDALRALKDGFEQHTGITREDKERYLNFIYEARKEYDEIARNEIQRAFIYAFEETARSVFNNYLDNVEAYVNKQKLIDPITEEEVDPDEKLMRSIEEQIGITENAKKAFREEIMIRISTLARKGLKFDYTSHERLKEAIEKKLFADMKNVVKITTSTRTPDPEQQKRINEVVQRLIEEHGYCEVCANELIRYVGTLLSR, from the coding sequence GTGAACCTGAAGGAGCGGCTGGAGCAGCACCGTCTGGAGGAGCAGCGCCTGGCCTGGGAAGGCACTTTCCTGGACTATTTCGAAATCGTCAAGCGCAATCCCGCAGTGGCCGACCTGGCGCACGCGCGGGTTTACAACATGATCATGGCGGCCGGGGTGGAGACGAAGGAGGACGGCCAGAAGGTCTACAAGTTCTTCGCCGACGAGATCTTCGGGCTGGAGAAGCCGCTGGAGCAGCTGGTGGAGTACTTCCGCTCGGCCGCGAAGCGGCTGGAGGTGCGCAAGCGGATCCTGCTGCTCATGGGACCGGTGGGCGGCGGCAAGTCGACCATCGTCTCGCTGCTCAAGCGGGGGCTGGAGCGCTGGTCCCGGACGGAGGAGGGGGCGATCTACGCCATCAAGGGCTGCCCCATGCACGAGGAGCCGCTGCACCTGATCCCCCACGAGCTCCGGGACGAGATCCGCAAGGAGTACGGCATCTACATCGAGGGCGACCTGTGCCCGGCGTGCCGGGTGATGGTACAGGAGCAGTACGGCGGGCGGGTCGAGGACGTGATCGTGCAGCGGATCGCCTTCTCGGAGAAGAACCGGGTGGGCATCGGCACCTTCACCCCGTCGGACCCCAAGAGCCAGGACATATCGGAACTCACCGGTTCGGTGGACCTCTCCACCATCGGGCAGTACGGCACCGAGTCCGACCCCCGGGCCTACCGGTTCGACGGCGAACTCAACGTCGCCAACCGGGGCCTGATGGAGTTCATTGAGATGCTGAAGTGCGACGAGAAGTTCCTCTACGGCCTGCTTACCCTGAGCCAGGAGCAGTCCATCAAGACCGGCCGGTTCGCCATGATCTACGCCGATGAGGTCATCGTCAGCCACACCAACGAGAATGAGTTCAACGCGTTTGTAAACAATAAGAAGAACGAAGCCCTAAAGGATCGCATGATCCTCGTGCGGGTGCCCTACAACCTGAGGGTCGACGACGAGGTGAAGATCTACGAGAAGCTGATCAACGATTCCGGGCTGAAGGGGATCCACATCGCCCCCCACACGCTGCGGATCGCCTCGTTGTTTGCCATCCTGACCCGGCTGGAGCCCTCGAAGAAGGCCGGCCTCAGCCTGATCAAGAAGGTGAAGCTGTACAACGGCGAGTCGGTGGAGGGGTTTACCCAGAAGGACATCCGGGAGCTGCAGGAAGAGGCGCCGCGGGAGGGCATGGTGGGCATCTCGCCCCGCTACATCATCAACCGGCTCTCCAGCGCCCTGGTCAGGGAGGGCGTGACCTGCATCAATCCGCTGGACGCCCTGCGCGCCCTGAAGGACGGCTTCGAGCAGCACACCGGCATCACCCGGGAGGACAAGGAGCGGTACCTGAACTTCATCTACGAGGCCCGCAAGGAGTACGACGAGATCGCCCGCAACGAGATCCAGCGCGCCTTCATCTACGCCTTCGAGGAGACGGCCCGCTCGGTCTTCAACAACTACCTGGACAACGTCGAGGCCTACGTCAACAAGCAGAAGCTCATCGACCCGATCACGGAGGAAGAAGTCGACCCGGATGAGAAGCTGATGCGCTCCATCGAGGAGCAGATCGGCATTACCGAGAACGCCAAGAAGGCGTTCCGGGAGGAGATCATGATCCGCATCTCCACCCTGGCGCGCAAGGGGCTGAAGTTCGACTACACGAGCCACGAGCGGCTGAAGGAGGCCATCGAGAAGAAGCTGTTCGCGGACATGAAGAACGTGGTGAAGATCACCACGTCCACCCGCACGCCGGACCCGGAGCAGCAGAAGCGCATCAACGAGGTGGTGCAGCGGCTGATCGAAGAGCACGGCTACTGCGAGGTCTGCGCCAACGAGCTGATCCGGTACGTGGGGACGTTGCTGAGCCGGTAG
- a CDS encoding PTS fructose transporter subunit IIC, whose protein sequence is MALVAKKLVAVTSCPTGIAHTYMAAEALQKAAAARQLSIKVETRGSIGAENVLTDEDIREADAVIIAADTAVDTGRFAGKPLVKVGVSEAIKDPAGLIDRALAAKPQDLVARVEEIKQERKSQATGWYKHLMTGVSYMIPFTVAGGILIAISFMFGIEAAATEGTFAYVLNVIGGQAGFGFMIPILAGFIAYSIADRPGIAPGMAAGFLANSVGAGFLGAIVGGFLAGYLVYYLNKWIRLPRTLEGIKPVLVLPLLGVGITGLIMVYVLNEPMAAIMAGLQNWLTGLRGGSAVVLGFILGAMMAFDMGGPVNKAAYAFSTGLLASQIYEPMAAVMAAGMTPPLGLFLATLLAPKKYTGEEREAGKAAAVLGISFITEGAIPFAAADPFRVIPAIMAGSAVTGALSMLFGCQLKVPHGGIWVLPMGNVVTNLGMYAVAIVVGTVITALLVNLLKPNKE, encoded by the coding sequence GTGGCTCTCGTGGCGAAGAAGCTGGTTGCCGTTACCTCTTGCCCCACCGGAATCGCCCACACGTACATGGCGGCTGAGGCCCTGCAGAAGGCCGCCGCGGCCAGGCAGCTGAGCATCAAGGTCGAGACCCGGGGCTCCATCGGCGCCGAGAACGTGCTGACCGACGAGGATATCCGCGAGGCCGACGCCGTCATCATCGCGGCGGACACGGCGGTCGACACGGGCCGCTTCGCCGGCAAGCCGCTGGTGAAGGTCGGCGTGAGCGAGGCGATCAAGGACCCCGCCGGGCTCATCGACCGGGCGCTCGCGGCCAAGCCGCAGGACCTGGTGGCCCGGGTTGAGGAGATCAAGCAGGAGCGGAAGTCCCAGGCCACCGGCTGGTATAAGCACCTGATGACCGGCGTGTCGTACATGATCCCCTTCACCGTGGCCGGCGGCATCCTGATCGCCATCTCGTTCATGTTCGGCATCGAGGCGGCCGCGACGGAAGGCACGTTCGCCTACGTGCTCAACGTCATCGGCGGGCAGGCCGGCTTCGGCTTTATGATCCCGATCCTGGCAGGCTTCATCGCCTACTCCATCGCGGACCGTCCCGGCATCGCCCCCGGCATGGCGGCGGGCTTCCTGGCCAACTCCGTCGGGGCCGGCTTCCTCGGGGCGATCGTCGGCGGCTTCCTGGCCGGCTACCTGGTCTACTACCTGAACAAGTGGATCCGGCTGCCCCGCACCCTGGAGGGCATCAAGCCGGTGCTCGTCCTGCCGCTCCTGGGCGTGGGCATCACGGGCCTCATCATGGTGTACGTCCTCAACGAGCCCATGGCGGCGATCATGGCGGGCCTGCAGAACTGGCTGACGGGGCTGAGGGGCGGCTCCGCCGTGGTGCTGGGCTTCATCCTGGGCGCCATGATGGCGTTTGACATGGGCGGCCCGGTCAACAAGGCGGCGTACGCCTTCAGCACCGGCCTGCTCGCCTCGCAGATCTACGAGCCCATGGCCGCCGTCATGGCCGCCGGCATGACCCCGCCGCTGGGCCTGTTCCTGGCCACGCTCCTGGCGCCGAAGAAGTACACCGGCGAGGAGCGGGAGGCGGGCAAGGCCGCCGCGGTGCTGGGCATCAGCTTCATCACCGAAGGTGCGATCCCGTTTGCCGCGGCGGACCCGTTCCGGGTCATCCCCGCCATCATGGCCGGCTCGGCCGTGACCGGCGCTCTTTCGATGCTGTTCGGGTGCCAGCTGAAGGTGCCCCACGGCGGCATCTGGGTGCTGCCGATGGGCAACGTCGTCACCAACCTGGGCATGTACGCGGTGGCGATCGTCGTCGGCACCGTGATCACGGCGCTGCTGGTGAACCTGCTGAAGCCGAACAAGGAGTAA
- a CDS encoding acyl-CoA synthetase, translated as MINTVGDWLGRRAIHTPFREALVVMPRAQRAGLGDPQAEPLRLTYDQWNRMANRMAHFLLEQGVRRGDRVAVLSQNCLEMLTLLFACGKLGAIYVPYNWRLTVAELRPLVADTDPRIFFYGPHFEQAVAELQPPKPVGLLNLDLSGYPEETPPAPDLDPEDPWMILYTGGTTGRSKGAVLSHRAVLWNAWNTIAGWTLSPDDRVPILTPFFHTGGLNVFTTPLVELGGCSILMGPFDPGELLDAVEKERLTVIFMVPTMFKMVMDHPRFAETDFSRVRFLISGGAACPEPVQLAYRAKGCQFKIGYGLTEAGPNTFGMPDHRSWDKPGSVGFPLPHIQLRIVAEDGRLCGTNEVGELLIKGGHVFSGYWRNPEATAEALQDGWLHTGDLARRDEEGFYYIVGRKKEMFISGGENVFPLEVEDAIYQHPAVAECAVVGIPDPKWGEVGKAFVVLKPGMRLTEEELIEHCRKLLAKYKIPKQVEFLPELPKNAAGKILKRELK; from the coding sequence ATGATCAATACCGTCGGCGACTGGCTGGGGCGCCGGGCCATTCACACCCCCTTCCGGGAGGCGCTGGTCGTGATGCCGCGGGCCCAGCGGGCCGGGTTGGGCGACCCGCAGGCGGAGCCGCTCCGGCTCACGTACGACCAGTGGAACCGCATGGCGAACCGGATGGCCCATTTCCTGCTGGAGCAGGGCGTGCGTCGGGGCGACCGGGTTGCGGTGCTCTCCCAGAACTGCCTGGAGATGCTGACCCTGCTCTTCGCCTGCGGCAAGCTGGGCGCGATCTACGTCCCCTACAACTGGCGGCTCACCGTGGCCGAGCTGCGGCCGCTGGTGGCCGACACCGACCCGAGGATCTTCTTCTACGGTCCCCACTTCGAGCAGGCCGTGGCCGAACTGCAGCCGCCGAAGCCCGTGGGGCTGCTGAACCTGGACCTGAGCGGCTACCCGGAGGAGACCCCGCCCGCGCCGGATCTGGATCCGGAGGATCCCTGGATGATCCTCTACACCGGCGGCACCACCGGCCGCAGCAAGGGCGCGGTGCTAAGCCACCGGGCGGTGCTCTGGAACGCCTGGAACACCATCGCCGGCTGGACGCTGTCGCCGGACGACCGGGTGCCGATCCTCACCCCGTTCTTCCACACCGGCGGGCTGAACGTCTTCACCACGCCGCTGGTGGAGCTGGGCGGCTGCTCGATCCTGATGGGTCCCTTCGACCCGGGCGAACTGCTGGATGCGGTGGAAAAGGAGCGGCTGACGGTCATCTTCATGGTGCCCACCATGTTCAAGATGGTGATGGACCACCCCCGGTTCGCCGAGACCGACTTCAGCCGGGTGCGCTTCCTCATCTCGGGCGGCGCCGCCTGCCCGGAGCCGGTGCAGCTGGCCTACCGGGCGAAGGGCTGCCAGTTCAAGATCGGCTACGGCCTCACCGAGGCCGGCCCCAACACCTTCGGCATGCCCGACCACCGCTCGTGGGACAAACCCGGCTCCGTCGGCTTCCCCCTCCCCCACATCCAGCTGCGGATCGTGGCCGAGGACGGGCGCCTGTGCGGGACCAACGAGGTGGGCGAGCTGCTGATCAAGGGCGGACACGTCTTCTCGGGGTACTGGCGGAACCCGGAGGCCACCGCGGAGGCGCTGCAGGACGGGTGGCTGCACACCGGCGACCTGGCCCGCCGGGACGAGGAGGGCTTCTACTACATCGTCGGCCGGAAGAAGGAGATGTTCATCTCCGGCGGCGAGAACGTCTTCCCGCTGGAGGTGGAGGATGCCATCTACCAGCACCCGGCGGTGGCCGAGTGCGCCGTGGTCGGCATCCCGGACCCGAAGTGGGGCGAGGTGGGCAAGGCCTTTGTGGTGCTGAAGCCCGGAATGCGCCTCACGGAGGAGGAGCTGATCGAACACTGCCGGAAGCTGCTGGCCAAGTACAAGATCCCGAAGCAGGTGGAGTTCCTTCCGGAGCTGCCGAAGAACGCGGCGGGGAAGATATTGAAGCGAGAACTGAAATAG
- a CDS encoding PTS sugar transporter subunit IIA produces the protein MSIRELITPETITLDLKAGRPEEAMAELGSLLVASGAVTDLETYLEAVKAREAQGTTAVGFGVAIPHGKSSAVSRAAVAFGRSRGALQWESLDGEPVKMVFLIAAPDGAHDLHLKALSQLARLLMHEEVREKLLTAASPADVIAALQ, from the coding sequence GTGAGCATCCGGGAGCTGATCACACCGGAAACGATCACGCTCGATCTGAAGGCAGGAAGGCCAGAAGAGGCGATGGCGGAGCTCGGGTCCCTGCTGGTGGCCAGCGGCGCGGTGACGGATCTGGAGACCTACCTGGAGGCCGTGAAGGCGCGTGAGGCGCAGGGCACCACCGCAGTGGGGTTCGGCGTGGCGATTCCCCACGGCAAGAGCAGCGCTGTGAGCCGTGCGGCCGTGGCCTTCGGCCGCAGCCGGGGCGCTCTGCAGTGGGAGAGCCTGGACGGCGAGCCTGTGAAGATGGTCTTCCTGATCGCCGCACCGGACGGCGCGCATGACCTGCACCTGAAGGCTCTGTCGCAGCTGGCCCGGCTGCTCATGCACGAGGAGGTCCGTGAGAAGCTGCTCACCGCGGCCAGCCCGGCCGATGTGATTGCGGCCCTTCAGTAA
- the pfkB gene encoding 1-phosphofructokinase, whose translation MKTITTVALNPAIDRTLVVPGFTAGATNRVASTRVDPGGKGINVARAAQALGAPVQVLGFLGETNAELILNSLSHEQVVHDFLMVPGETRVNLKIVEPQSGQLTELNESGFAVAPEQVDALVRRVEQRLPETAVLVLAGSLPAGVPGTIYRDLIALARQAGVPTILDADGEPMRIALAARPTLIKPNRDEAERLVGRRLDGPDALVQAARQLLHAGPEVVVVSSGADGAGLVTAQEAWWATPPGIRPGSTVGAGDSMVAGLALALSGGLSLAEALRLATAAGTATARLDGTQVCTRDAVDAVLPQVRIAEVKAKGEGGDSR comes from the coding sequence TTGAAGACCATCACAACCGTCGCCCTCAACCCCGCGATCGACCGCACCCTGGTGGTGCCCGGCTTCACCGCCGGTGCCACCAACCGGGTGGCCTCGACCCGGGTGGATCCCGGCGGCAAGGGGATCAACGTCGCCCGGGCCGCCCAGGCGCTGGGCGCCCCGGTGCAGGTGCTGGGCTTCCTGGGCGAGACTAACGCGGAACTGATCCTGAACAGTCTGTCCCACGAACAGGTGGTCCACGACTTCCTGATGGTGCCGGGAGAGACCCGGGTCAACCTGAAGATCGTCGAGCCGCAGAGCGGGCAGCTGACCGAGCTCAACGAGAGCGGGTTTGCGGTCGCCCCGGAGCAGGTGGACGCGCTGGTCCGGCGGGTGGAGCAGCGGCTGCCCGAGACGGCGGTGCTGGTGCTGGCGGGAAGCCTGCCGGCCGGCGTTCCCGGCACGATTTACCGGGACCTCATCGCCCTGGCCCGGCAGGCGGGGGTACCGACGATCCTGGACGCGGACGGCGAGCCGATGCGCATCGCCCTGGCGGCACGCCCGACCCTCATCAAGCCCAACCGGGACGAGGCCGAGCGGCTGGTCGGCCGCCGGCTGGACGGCCCGGACGCCCTGGTCCAGGCCGCCCGCCAGTTGTTGCACGCGGGGCCCGAGGTGGTCGTGGTCTCCAGCGGCGCGGACGGCGCCGGCCTGGTGACCGCGCAGGAGGCCTGGTGGGCGACGCCGCCCGGCATCCGGCCGGGCAGCACCGTGGGTGCCGGCGACTCCATGGTGGCGGGCCTGGCCCTGGCGCTGAGCGGCGGCCTGTCGCTTGCGGAGGCGCTCCGGCTGGCCACCGCGGCGGGCACCGCGACGGCCCGGCTGGACGGCACGCAGGTATGCACCCGCGATGCGGTGGACGCGGTCCTGCCGCAGGTGCGCATCGCGGAGGTCAAGGCCAAAGGAGAAGGAGGTGATTCGAGGTGA
- a CDS encoding ABC transporter ATP-binding protein: MALLELRQVTMRFGGIVAVDRLDLAVEEGTIHGLIGPNGAGKSTVFNLISRIYDPVGGSIAFAGKDLLRMAPHDVIHHGIARTFQNVELFRGLTVLGNLLVGQHSRIRYGLLASALGNLVPAVRREEREAEERALEVLEFLGIAAYKDAYPQLLPYGIQKRVEFGRALVAQPRLILLDEPAAGMNPQETLELAELIREVRDRYRATVLLVEHDMSLVMRICERITVMDFGRKIAEGTPAEVQSDPAVIRAYLGEEDDEEGAAHA, translated from the coding sequence ATGGCCCTGCTGGAGCTCAGGCAGGTGACGATGCGCTTCGGCGGCATCGTCGCGGTGGACCGGCTGGACCTCGCGGTGGAGGAAGGGACCATCCACGGGCTCATCGGCCCCAACGGCGCCGGCAAGTCCACCGTCTTCAACCTCATCAGCCGGATCTACGACCCCGTGGGCGGCAGCATCGCCTTCGCGGGAAAGGACCTGCTGCGGATGGCGCCCCACGACGTCATCCATCACGGCATCGCCCGCACCTTCCAGAACGTGGAGCTCTTCCGCGGCCTGACGGTGCTGGGCAACCTGCTGGTCGGCCAGCACAGCCGCATCCGCTACGGCCTCCTCGCCTCGGCCCTGGGGAACCTGGTCCCCGCGGTCCGTCGGGAGGAGCGTGAGGCGGAGGAGCGAGCCCTGGAGGTGCTGGAGTTCCTGGGCATCGCCGCCTACAAGGACGCCTACCCGCAGCTGCTGCCCTACGGCATCCAGAAGCGGGTGGAGTTCGGCCGGGCGCTGGTGGCGCAGCCGCGGCTGATCCTCCTGGACGAGCCGGCCGCCGGCATGAACCCGCAGGAGACGCTGGAACTGGCGGAGCTGATCCGGGAGGTCCGGGACCGGTACAGGGCCACGGTGCTCCTGGTGGAGCACGACATGAGCCTGGTAATGCGCATCTGCGAGCGGATCACGGTGATGGATTTCGGCCGGAAGATCGCCGAAGGCACCCCCGCCGAGGTGCAGTCCGACCCGGCGGTGATCCGGGCCTACCTGGGCGAGGAGGACGATGAGGAGGGTGCCGCTCATGCTTGA
- a CDS encoding ABC transporter ATP-binding protein yields MLELQGVSAAYGKIRALSDLTLTVPDGQIVTLLGANGAGKSSTLKVVTGLLRPSAGRVLFDGHDLARMAPETIVPLGISMVPEGRQVFAHLTVAENLRMGAYARKDAAGVRRDLEWVLALFPRLKERYGQEAGTLSGGEQQMLAIARALMARPRLLLLDEPSLGLAPLVVREIFATIRQVNAEGMSVLLVEQNANLALQVAHHAYILETGRLVLSGPAGELRLHPEVKRAYLGG; encoded by the coding sequence ATGCTTGAGCTGCAAGGCGTAAGCGCCGCCTACGGCAAGATCCGGGCCCTCTCCGACCTCACCCTCACGGTGCCGGACGGGCAGATCGTCACCCTGCTCGGGGCCAACGGCGCGGGCAAGTCCTCCACCCTGAAGGTGGTGACCGGTCTGCTCCGGCCGTCCGCCGGCCGGGTGCTCTTCGACGGGCACGACCTGGCCCGCATGGCCCCGGAGACTATCGTGCCGCTGGGGATCTCGATGGTGCCGGAGGGGCGGCAGGTCTTCGCCCACCTCACGGTGGCGGAGAACCTGCGCATGGGCGCCTACGCCCGGAAGGACGCCGCGGGCGTGCGGCGGGACCTGGAGTGGGTGCTGGCGCTCTTCCCCCGGCTGAAGGAGCGCTACGGCCAGGAGGCAGGCACGCTGTCGGGCGGCGAGCAGCAGATGCTGGCCATCGCCCGGGCGCTCATGGCCCGGCCCAGACTGCTCCTCCTGGACGAGCCCTCCCTCGGCCTCGCGCCGCTGGTGGTGCGGGAGATCTTCGCCACCATCCGCCAGGTGAACGCCGAGGGCATGTCCGTGCTCCTGGTGGAGCAGAACGCCAACCTGGCCCTGCAGGTGGCGCACCACGCCTACATCCTGGAGACCGGGCGGCTGGTGCTCTCCGGCCCCGCGGGCGAGCTGCGCCTCCATCCGGAGGTCAAGCGGGCGTACCTCGGGGGGTAG
- a CDS encoding DeoR/GlpR family DNA-binding transcription regulator, whose translation MFPEERKRRIIERVRSGAAVTVQDLAQVFGVSESTIRRDLRELEREGLLERTHGGAVPADPTLTEPSYAEKTDQNRAEKMAIARVAAGMVHDGASIILDAGTTTLEIARLLKDRRNLTVVTNAYPIAAELADAPGVEVIVTGGTVRGKTLALVGPLAEQVLEQVNADLVFLGTNGIDIERGLTTPTPAEASVKRRMIAAARKVVVVADSSKAWRVAFAAVAPVSSMHMLISDRGLDPRLAHELLARGVQVLTAE comes from the coding sequence ATGTTCCCGGAGGAGCGGAAGCGGCGCATCATCGAGCGCGTGCGCAGCGGCGCAGCGGTGACCGTGCAGGACCTCGCACAGGTCTTCGGCGTCTCCGAGTCCACGATCCGCCGTGACCTGAGGGAGCTGGAGCGGGAGGGGCTGCTGGAGCGGACCCACGGCGGCGCCGTTCCGGCCGACCCCACCCTGACGGAGCCCAGCTATGCGGAGAAGACCGATCAGAACCGGGCGGAGAAGATGGCCATCGCCCGGGTGGCCGCGGGCATGGTGCACGACGGGGCGTCGATCATCCTGGACGCCGGCACCACCACCCTGGAGATTGCCCGTCTGCTGAAGGACCGCCGCAACCTGACGGTGGTGACCAACGCCTACCCCATCGCCGCCGAGCTGGCGGATGCCCCCGGCGTCGAGGTGATCGTCACCGGCGGCACGGTCCGGGGCAAGACCCTGGCCCTCGTGGGACCCCTGGCGGAGCAGGTCCTCGAGCAGGTCAACGCCGACCTGGTGTTCCTGGGCACCAACGGCATCGATATCGAGCGGGGGCTGACGACGCCGACCCCGGCCGAGGCCTCCGTCAAGCGGCGGATGATCGCCGCCGCGCGCAAGGTGGTGGTGGTGGCCGACAGCTCCAAGGCCTGGCGGGTCGCCTTTGCCGCCGTCGCGCCGGTGAGCAGCATGCATATGCTCATCAGCGACCGGGGGCTCGATCCGCGGCTGGCGCACGAACTCCTGGCCCGGGGGGTTCAGGTTCTCACCGCCGAGTAA
- a CDS encoding restriction endonuclease, with protein MTPPSGDYGVDLILTRPGSPERIAVQAKRYHRKHTVGVRAIQEVYAAKDYYGCSRAIVVTTSYFTENAKQSARKLGVFIIDRDQLAEELRHQQKNQHKK; from the coding sequence ATGACGCCACCCTCCGGGGACTACGGGGTAGACCTCATCCTGACCCGGCCCGGGTCCCCCGAGCGCATCGCGGTGCAGGCCAAACGGTACCACCGCAAGCACACCGTGGGCGTGCGGGCCATCCAGGAGGTGTACGCGGCCAAGGACTACTACGGCTGCTCGCGGGCGATCGTCGTCACCACCTCCTACTTTACGGAGAATGCCAAGCAAAGCGCTCGGAAGCTGGGCGTGTTCATCATCGACCGCGATCAGCTGGCTGAAGAGTTGCGGCACCAGCAGAAGAACCAGCACAAGAAGTAG